A single genomic interval of Nonomuraea rubra harbors:
- a CDS encoding DNA gyrase/topoisomerase IV subunit B, protein MTLVEAGYTARHLSVLEGLEAVRKRPGMYIGSTDSRGLMHCLWEIVDNGVDEALAGHCDRIEVELYPDGSIEVRDNGRGIPVDVHPKTGLTGVELVYTKLHAGGKFGGGSYGASGGLHGVGASVVNALSSRLDVEVDHGGVVHEISFRRGVTGVFDGEGPTAKFKKKSGLRLGAKLPKNVTGTRVRFWADKQIFLPDAEVSLDEIHVRLRQTAFLVPGLTLAVIDSRHEERTEEEFRFEGGISEFAEFLARDEPVCDVLRLQGVGHFHETVPVLDDQGHMTPTEVQRELSVDVAIRWGKGYESTVRSFVNVIATPKGGTHLTGFERGLVRTINELLRETRLLKNGDDPVTKDDISEGLTGVVTVRVPEPQFEGQTKEVLGTSAATRIVSHVVSRELKELFTNPPRGYKQPLRAVLEKIVAAAKARIAAREHRDNQRRKSALESSALPAKLVDCRSDDIDRSELFIVEGDSALGTAKLARDSEFQALLPIRGKILNVQKASVSDMLKNAECAAIIQVVGAGSGRSFDIEAARYGKVILMADADVDGAHIRCLLLTLFHRYMRPMVEAGRVFAAVPPLHRIELTNPGRGKDKYIYCYSDAELQKVLRDLERRGKRWKDPVQRYKGLGEMDADQLAETTMDPRHRILRRVRIEDAEGAEGIFNLLMGSEVAPRREFIVSSAAEVDRDHIDA, encoded by the coding sequence GTGACGCTTGTGGAGGCGGGTTACACGGCTCGTCACCTCTCGGTGCTTGAGGGCCTGGAGGCCGTGCGGAAACGCCCGGGCATGTACATCGGGTCCACCGACAGTCGCGGGCTCATGCACTGCCTCTGGGAGATCGTGGACAACGGCGTCGACGAGGCGCTGGCCGGTCACTGCGACCGGATCGAGGTGGAGCTCTACCCGGACGGATCCATCGAGGTCCGCGACAACGGCCGGGGTATCCCGGTGGACGTCCATCCCAAGACCGGCCTGACCGGGGTGGAGCTCGTCTACACCAAGCTGCACGCGGGCGGGAAGTTCGGCGGCGGCTCCTACGGCGCCTCCGGCGGCCTGCACGGCGTCGGCGCCTCCGTGGTCAACGCGCTGTCCTCGCGCCTGGACGTGGAGGTCGACCACGGCGGGGTGGTGCACGAGATCAGCTTCCGCCGCGGCGTCACCGGCGTCTTCGACGGCGAGGGGCCGACGGCCAAGTTCAAGAAGAAGTCCGGCCTGCGCCTGGGCGCCAAGCTCCCCAAGAACGTCACCGGCACCCGCGTGCGCTTCTGGGCCGACAAGCAGATCTTCCTGCCCGACGCCGAGGTCTCGCTCGACGAGATCCACGTGCGCCTGCGGCAGACCGCGTTCCTGGTGCCCGGCCTGACCCTGGCCGTGATCGACAGCAGGCACGAGGAGCGCACCGAGGAGGAGTTCCGCTTCGAGGGCGGCATCTCCGAGTTCGCCGAGTTCCTGGCCCGCGACGAGCCCGTCTGCGACGTGCTGCGCCTGCAGGGCGTCGGCCACTTCCACGAGACCGTGCCGGTCCTCGACGACCAGGGCCACATGACCCCCACCGAGGTGCAGCGCGAGCTCAGCGTCGACGTGGCGATCCGCTGGGGCAAGGGCTACGAGTCCACGGTCCGCTCGTTCGTGAACGTGATCGCCACGCCCAAGGGCGGCACGCACCTGACCGGGTTCGAGCGCGGCCTCGTCCGCACGATCAACGAGCTGCTGCGCGAGACCCGTCTGCTGAAGAACGGCGACGACCCCGTCACCAAGGACGACATCTCCGAGGGCCTGACCGGCGTGGTCACGGTCAGGGTGCCGGAGCCGCAGTTCGAGGGGCAGACCAAGGAGGTGCTCGGCACCTCCGCGGCCACCCGCATCGTCTCCCACGTGGTCTCGCGTGAGCTCAAGGAGCTGTTCACGAACCCGCCGCGCGGCTACAAGCAGCCGCTGCGGGCCGTGCTGGAGAAGATCGTGGCCGCGGCGAAGGCCCGCATCGCGGCCCGCGAGCACCGCGACAACCAGCGCCGCAAGAGCGCCCTGGAGAGCTCCGCGCTGCCCGCGAAGCTGGTCGACTGCCGCAGCGACGACATCGACCGCAGCGAGCTGTTCATCGTCGAGGGCGACTCCGCCCTGGGCACGGCGAAGCTGGCCCGCGACTCGGAGTTCCAGGCGCTGCTGCCCATCCGGGGCAAGATCCTCAACGTCCAGAAGGCGTCCGTGAGCGACATGCTCAAGAACGCCGAGTGCGCCGCGATCATCCAGGTCGTCGGGGCCGGCTCCGGGCGTTCGTTCGACATCGAGGCCGCCCGCTACGGCAAGGTCATCCTCATGGCCGACGCCGACGTCGACGGTGCCCACATCCGCTGCCTGCTGCTGACCCTCTTCCACCGCTACATGCGGCCGATGGTGGAGGCCGGGCGGGTGTTCGCCGCGGTGCCGCCGCTGCACCGCATCGAGCTGACCAACCCCGGGCGGGGCAAGGACAAGTACATCTACTGCTACTCCGACGCCGAGCTGCAGAAGGTGCTGCGCGACCTGGAGCGGCGGGGCAAGCGGTGGAAGGACCCGGTGCAGCGTTACAAGGGTCTGGGCGAGATGGACGCCGACCAGCTCGCGGAGACCACGATGGACCCGCGCCACCGGATCCTGCGGCGGGTGCGGATCGAGGACGCCGAAGGGGCCGAGGGGATCTTCAACCTGCTGATGGGGAGTGAGGTCGCGCCGCGGCGGGAGTTCATCGTCAGCAGCGCGGCCGAGGTGGACCGCGACCACATCGACGCTTGA
- a CDS encoding RNA polymerase sigma factor, whose amino-acid sequence MSPASSTRSKPQELNEPVIQRLLERGRSQGFLESEDVRQAFEEADIPMSHAAAFLRNLSKEGVTVVVTAADSAAPKKSRGPAKRRTAAPVKTKTAAAAKEQQPETVTAVVGTAEAEPAAKKAAPAKKAAPAAKKAAAPAAAKKAEQKNAGPADTTKPKAPEAPRGETDDDEDIELDGDVELEDLEDIDVEDEIVAEDESDSEGDSDDDDSDEEPKAADVAAAQKTEEEVLILSDDDDDAPVAQVAAAGATADPVKDYLKQIGKVPLLNAEQEVELAKRIEAGLFAEEQLGGGETDGLPVDVKAELEWIAEDGRRAKNHLLEANLRLVVSLAKRYTGRGMLFLDLIQEGNLGLIRAVEKFDYTKGYKFSTYATWWIRQAITRAMADQARTIRIPVHMVEVINKLARVQRQMLQDLGREPTPEELARELDMTPEKVVEVQKYGREPISLHTPLGEEGDSEFGDLIEDSEAIVPADAVSFTLLQEQLHSVLDTLSEREAGVVSMRFGLTDGQPKTLDEIGKVYGVTRERIRQIESKTMSKLRHPSRSQVLRDYLD is encoded by the coding sequence GTGTCGCCTGCAAGTTCGACTCGCTCGAAGCCACAAGAGCTGAACGAGCCCGTCATTCAGCGACTGCTCGAGCGTGGGCGCTCGCAGGGTTTCCTCGAGTCTGAGGATGTCCGTCAGGCCTTCGAGGAGGCGGACATCCCCATGTCGCACGCCGCCGCGTTCTTGCGGAACCTCAGCAAAGAGGGCGTGACCGTGGTGGTGACCGCCGCGGATTCGGCTGCGCCGAAGAAGTCTCGTGGTCCAGCAAAGCGCCGCACCGCCGCCCCCGTCAAGACCAAGACGGCGGCGGCCGCCAAAGAGCAGCAGCCCGAGACCGTGACCGCGGTCGTGGGCACCGCTGAAGCCGAGCCGGCCGCCAAGAAGGCGGCCCCTGCCAAGAAGGCCGCCCCGGCGGCGAAGAAGGCCGCGGCACCCGCCGCCGCCAAGAAGGCCGAGCAGAAGAACGCTGGGCCTGCCGACACCACCAAGCCGAAGGCGCCCGAGGCCCCGCGGGGCGAGACGGACGACGACGAGGACATCGAGCTCGACGGCGACGTGGAGCTGGAGGACCTCGAGGACATCGACGTCGAGGACGAGATCGTCGCCGAGGACGAGTCCGACTCCGAGGGCGACTCCGACGACGACGACTCCGACGAGGAGCCCAAGGCCGCCGACGTCGCCGCCGCGCAGAAGACCGAGGAAGAGGTCCTCATCCTCTCCGACGACGACGATGACGCTCCGGTGGCCCAGGTGGCCGCCGCCGGCGCCACCGCCGACCCGGTGAAGGACTACCTCAAGCAGATCGGCAAGGTCCCCCTGCTCAACGCCGAGCAGGAGGTCGAGCTGGCCAAGCGCATCGAGGCGGGCCTGTTCGCCGAGGAGCAGCTCGGCGGCGGCGAGACCGACGGGCTGCCCGTCGACGTCAAGGCCGAGCTGGAGTGGATCGCCGAGGACGGCCGCCGCGCCAAGAACCACCTGCTGGAGGCCAACCTCCGGCTCGTGGTCTCGCTGGCCAAGCGCTACACCGGCCGCGGCATGCTCTTCCTCGACCTGATCCAGGAAGGCAACCTGGGCCTGATCAGGGCCGTCGAGAAGTTCGACTACACCAAGGGCTACAAGTTCTCCACCTACGCCACGTGGTGGATCCGGCAGGCGATCACGCGTGCCATGGCCGACCAGGCGCGGACCATCCGCATCCCGGTCCACATGGTCGAAGTGATCAACAAGCTGGCCCGCGTCCAGCGGCAGATGCTGCAGGACCTCGGCCGCGAGCCCACGCCGGAAGAGCTGGCCCGCGAGCTGGACATGACGCCCGAGAAGGTCGTCGAGGTCCAGAAGTACGGGCGCGAGCCCATCTCCCTGCACACCCCGCTGGGTGAGGAGGGAGACAGCGAGTTCGGCGACCTCATCGAGGACTCCGAGGCCATCGTGCCGGCCGACGCCGTCAGCTTCACGCTGCTGCAGGAGCAGCTGCACTCCGTTCTCGACACGCTGTCGGAACGCGAGGCGGGCGTCGTGTCGATGCGGTTCGGCCTCACCGACGGTCAGCCGAAGACGCTGGACGAGATCGGCAAGGTTTACGGGGTCACCCGTGAGCGCATCCGCCAGATCGAGTCGAAGACCATGTCCAAGCTGCGCCACCCGTCGCGGTCCCAGGTCCTGCGGGACTACCTGGACTGA
- a CDS encoding LamB/YcsF family protein has translation MVIDLNADLGEGFGIWKLGDDLALLDIVTSANVACGFHAGDPVTIRRTCAAAVDRGVAIGAQVSYRDLAHFGRREMDVEPEELCAEVLYQLAAVDGIARAMGGRVSYVKPHGALYNRICRDEAQAAAVIEAVADYDPSLPVLTLPGSVVHKVAAAEGVPTVSEAFADRAYTPAGMLVPRREQGAVIHDAAAVSARARQMAVEGSVTAADGSSVPISARSICVHGDTPDAVRLAQGVRDELLAAGVVLQAFA, from the coding sequence ATGGTGATCGACCTCAACGCGGACCTGGGCGAGGGTTTCGGCATCTGGAAGCTGGGCGACGACCTCGCCCTGCTCGACATCGTCACGAGCGCCAACGTGGCGTGCGGCTTCCACGCGGGCGATCCGGTGACGATCAGGCGCACGTGCGCGGCGGCCGTCGACCGGGGCGTGGCGATCGGGGCGCAGGTGTCCTACCGGGACCTGGCGCACTTCGGGCGCAGGGAGATGGACGTGGAGCCGGAGGAGCTGTGCGCCGAGGTGCTCTACCAGCTCGCCGCCGTCGACGGCATCGCCAGGGCGATGGGCGGCCGGGTCTCCTACGTCAAGCCGCACGGCGCCCTGTACAACCGGATCTGCCGCGACGAGGCCCAGGCGGCGGCGGTGATCGAGGCGGTGGCCGACTACGACCCGTCACTGCCGGTGCTCACGCTGCCGGGCTCCGTGGTGCACAAGGTGGCGGCGGCCGAGGGCGTGCCGACGGTGAGCGAGGCGTTCGCCGACCGCGCGTACACCCCGGCGGGGATGCTGGTGCCGCGGCGGGAGCAGGGCGCGGTGATCCACGACGCCGCCGCGGTGTCCGCCCGTGCCCGCCAGATGGCCGTGGAAGGCTCTGTGACGGCCGCTGACGGGAGTTCCGTACCGATTTCGGCGCGTTCCATCTGCGTCCACGGAGACACGCCTGACGCGGTCAGGCTGGCGCAGGGAGTGCGTGACGAGCTGCTGGCGGCCGGAGTGGTCCTGCAGGCGTTCGCGTGA
- a CDS encoding 5-oxoprolinase subunit B family protein yields the protein MIRTAGEHALLVETGSLELSHRVDAALRARRPEGVAEIVPGPETVLVVAPGADQAGLRARLEEVTRRERDQVVAGAGEDHPLVTIPVVYDGADLDSVAELAGIPAGEVVARHTGRELVVGWLGFAPGFAYLTGLDPVLETPRLDTPRTSVPAGSVAVAGPYSAVYPAASPGGWRLIGRTAVRVWDVAGDPPSLFRPGMRVRFEAA from the coding sequence GTGATCCGCACGGCCGGGGAGCACGCGCTGCTCGTGGAGACCGGGTCGCTGGAGCTGTCGCACCGGGTCGACGCGGCGCTGCGGGCCCGGCGGCCGGAGGGCGTCGCGGAGATCGTGCCGGGGCCCGAGACGGTGCTCGTGGTGGCTCCGGGGGCGGATCAGGCCGGGTTGCGGGCGCGGCTGGAGGAGGTCACGCGCCGGGAGCGGGACCAGGTCGTGGCGGGGGCCGGCGAGGACCACCCGCTGGTGACGATTCCCGTGGTCTATGACGGGGCGGATCTCGATTCCGTGGCGGAGCTGGCCGGGATCCCCGCCGGGGAGGTGGTCGCGCGGCACACCGGGCGGGAGCTGGTGGTGGGGTGGCTGGGGTTCGCCCCGGGGTTCGCCTACCTGACCGGGCTCGATCCGGTGCTGGAGACGCCTCGGCTGGACACGCCGCGCACGTCGGTGCCCGCCGGGTCGGTGGCGGTGGCGGGGCCGTACTCCGCGGTGTATCCGGCGGCCTCGCCCGGTGGGTGGCGGTTGATCGGGCGCACCGCGGTGCGGGTGTGGGACGTGGCGGGCGATCC
- a CDS encoding SpoIIE family protein phosphatase translates to MSAETSVPRPRESDVDISDSALFKGMLSEAEFAFAFFDADSRVQRVNDVFSDVVNVPAERLVGRQPVEALAADLSQIITHAVQAVIETDAPVTEGRVRVRSAEGDTRHWSLSFSPVHDDAGELRAIALVGLDVTESRQTEEALRRSEERYRSLVEAQSQLVWITSPTGAVVEDAPQWRAITGQGLEEYLANGWLEVVHPEERQQTEEAWREALRGRTMFEWNYRVRTRASGYRHFEVRAVPIIRHGRVVEWVGANTDVTPQREAEEMRGRLTDQLGAAALRTARLQGATAMLAEALTVEQVVQVIIDVGRTALAADRSAVALLDTDRAALKLINGEGILEASGATGDEIPLSHSNVMTMAVNSRRPVFAESPESLKAQLLEAGGDEEVLAGFLAHGDERAWVGLPLLAAGRALGALRFSFTRPQKISQEDGVFLEALAGQCALAVERATLFEREHRTAETLQRSLLPDRLPVVKGLVLAQRFRSGSRHVQVGGDWYDAFVLQDGRVAAVVGDVMGKGVKAAAGMGRIRNAMRALALTNPPPAAVLTGLDRVFEATEEEEQVTTLAYMVVEPVTGEGTLALAGHPPPVLVSPQGTAILCDAEPGTPLGWPTSRRQFRFVVPPGHTAVLYSDGLVENRKRGLDAGLAELCSVVTEAPPEVVSSPHMLLDFLVDRMLSGYEQDDDVTALAIHVPPATKSD, encoded by the coding sequence ATGAGCGCCGAGACCTCCGTTCCCCGTCCCCGGGAGTCGGATGTGGACATCTCAGACTCCGCCCTCTTCAAGGGCATGTTGTCGGAGGCGGAGTTCGCCTTCGCGTTCTTCGACGCCGACAGCCGCGTCCAGCGGGTCAACGACGTGTTCAGCGATGTCGTCAACGTGCCCGCGGAGCGCCTGGTGGGCCGCCAGCCCGTCGAGGCGCTGGCCGCCGACCTCAGCCAGATCATCACCCACGCCGTGCAGGCCGTCATCGAGACCGACGCGCCCGTGACCGAGGGGCGCGTGCGGGTGCGCTCCGCCGAGGGCGACACCCGGCACTGGTCGCTGTCGTTCTCGCCGGTCCACGACGACGCCGGCGAGCTGCGCGCGATCGCGCTGGTCGGCCTCGACGTGACCGAGAGCCGCCAGACCGAGGAGGCGCTGCGGCGCAGCGAGGAGCGCTACCGCTCGCTGGTCGAGGCGCAGTCCCAGCTCGTCTGGATCACCTCGCCCACCGGCGCCGTCGTCGAGGACGCCCCGCAGTGGCGCGCCATCACCGGCCAGGGCCTGGAGGAGTACCTCGCCAACGGCTGGCTGGAGGTCGTGCACCCCGAGGAGCGCCAGCAGACCGAGGAGGCGTGGCGCGAGGCCCTGCGCGGGCGCACCATGTTCGAGTGGAACTACCGCGTGCGCACCCGCGCCAGCGGTTACCGCCACTTCGAGGTGCGCGCCGTGCCGATCATCCGCCACGGCAGGGTGGTCGAGTGGGTCGGCGCCAACACCGACGTCACGCCGCAGCGCGAGGCCGAGGAGATGCGCGGCCGGCTGACCGACCAGCTCGGCGCCGCCGCCCTGCGCACCGCCCGGCTCCAGGGCGCCACCGCCATGCTGGCGGAGGCGCTGACGGTCGAGCAGGTGGTGCAGGTCATCATCGACGTCGGCCGCACCGCGCTGGCCGCCGACCGCTCGGCGGTCGCGCTGCTCGACACCGACCGCGCCGCGCTCAAGCTGATCAACGGCGAGGGCATCCTGGAGGCGTCCGGGGCGACGGGCGACGAGATCCCGCTGTCCCACTCCAACGTGATGACCATGGCCGTCAACAGCCGCCGGCCCGTGTTCGCCGAGTCGCCCGAGTCGCTGAAGGCCCAGCTCCTGGAGGCGGGCGGCGACGAGGAGGTGCTGGCGGGGTTCCTCGCGCACGGCGACGAGCGGGCCTGGGTGGGCCTGCCGCTGCTCGCCGCGGGACGTGCCCTGGGAGCGCTCCGATTCTCCTTCACCAGGCCGCAGAAGATCTCCCAGGAGGACGGCGTCTTCCTGGAGGCGCTGGCCGGCCAGTGCGCGCTCGCGGTGGAGCGGGCCACGCTGTTCGAGCGTGAGCACCGCACCGCCGAGACGCTGCAGCGCAGCCTGCTGCCCGACCGCCTGCCGGTGGTCAAGGGCCTGGTGCTGGCCCAGCGCTTCCGCTCCGGCAGCCGCCACGTGCAGGTCGGCGGCGACTGGTACGACGCGTTCGTGCTGCAGGACGGGCGGGTCGCGGCCGTGGTCGGCGACGTCATGGGCAAGGGCGTCAAGGCGGCCGCGGGGATGGGCCGCATCCGCAACGCCATGCGTGCCCTGGCGCTGACCAACCCGCCGCCCGCGGCCGTGCTGACCGGTCTCGACCGGGTCTTCGAGGCCACGGAGGAGGAAGAGCAGGTCACGACGCTGGCGTACATGGTGGTCGAGCCCGTCACCGGCGAGGGCACGCTGGCCCTGGCCGGTCACCCGCCGCCCGTCCTGGTCTCGCCACAGGGCACGGCGATCCTCTGCGACGCCGAGCCCGGTACTCCGCTAGGCTGGCCGACCAGCCGCAGGCAGTTCCGGTTCGTGGTGCCGCCCGGCCATACCGCCGTGCTCTACTCCGACGGTCTCGTCGAGAACAGGAAGCGGGGGCTGGACGCCGGGCTCGCAGAGCTTTGCAGTGTTGTGACCGAAGCGCCGCCTGAGGTGGTGAGTAGTCCTCACATGCTGCTGGACTTCCTGGTTGACCGGATGTTGTCTGGATATGAACAGGACGATGACGTTACCGCGCTCGCAATCCATGTCCCACCAGCCACGAAGAGTGACTGA
- a CDS encoding YaaA family protein, whose translation MLILLPPSEGKAAEGSGPPVGELSFPALDKSRTRVLNALVRASRRRDALDVLGLTPGLAGELAKNAALKTAPTLPAAALYTGVLYDNLGLGTLDEESRRRAEESLLIFSGLWGVAKITDWIPPYRLSMGVTLPPIGGLAAFWRPKVAKELDRVPGLVVDLRSATYAGAWQPGSRSVTVRVFRDGKVVSHMAKATRGEIARRLVCQEVAPGSPDELAKILDELGYTVALAEPSRPNRPWVLDVHVTDPTP comes from the coding sequence GTGTTGATTCTGTTGCCGCCGTCCGAAGGCAAGGCTGCGGAGGGCAGCGGGCCTCCCGTGGGCGAGCTGTCCTTCCCGGCCCTCGACAAGTCCCGCACGCGGGTGCTGAACGCGCTGGTCCGCGCGTCCAGGCGCCGCGACGCCCTCGACGTGCTCGGGCTGACGCCGGGGCTGGCGGGCGAGCTGGCCAAGAACGCGGCACTGAAGACCGCCCCCACCCTGCCCGCCGCCGCCCTCTACACCGGCGTGCTGTACGACAATCTCGGCCTGGGCACGCTGGACGAGGAGTCGAGGAGGCGGGCCGAGGAGTCGTTGCTGATCTTCTCGGGGCTGTGGGGTGTGGCGAAGATCACAGACTGGATTCCGCCGTACCGGCTCTCCATGGGCGTCACCCTGCCGCCGATCGGCGGGCTGGCCGCGTTCTGGCGCCCCAAGGTGGCGAAGGAGCTGGATCGGGTTCCGGGGCTGGTGGTGGATCTCCGCTCGGCCACGTACGCGGGGGCGTGGCAGCCCGGCTCGCGTTCGGTGACGGTACGGGTCTTCCGGGACGGCAAGGTCGTCAGCCACATGGCCAAGGCCACCCGGGGGGAGATCGCCCGCAGGCTGGTGTGTCAGGAGGTGGCTCCGGGGAGTCCTGACGAGCTGGCCAAGATCCTCGATGAGCTGGGCTACACCGTCGCCCTCGCCGAGCCCTCCCGCCCCAACCGCCCCTGGGTCCTGGACGTCCACGTCACCGACCCCACCCCTTGA
- a CDS encoding DUF7455 domain-containing protein codes for MTGALAPVKPLTALDRCDRCGAQAYIRATLPVGGELLFCAHHGRQHIAALREKGADILDESARLSETPTIAPNDER; via the coding sequence GTGACTGGAGCTCTCGCCCCCGTTAAGCCGCTGACGGCCCTCGACCGCTGCGACCGCTGCGGTGCCCAGGCCTACATTCGCGCGACCCTGCCTGTGGGTGGGGAGCTGCTGTTCTGCGCCCACCATGGGCGTCAGCACATCGCAGCGTTGCGTGAAAAGGGCGCCGACATCCTGGACGAGTCGGCTCGACTCAGCGAAACCCCTACGATTGCCCCCAACGACGAGCGCTGA
- a CDS encoding beta-class carbonic anhydrase, with the protein MSAFDDLYAGNTKFAETFGNSGLTGRAARGLAVVTCMDSRIDPLGLLGLNPGDAKILRNAGARVTDDVLRTLVLAVVLLGVERVLVMPHTDCGMAKVTDADVHAMASERGIDTRSLEFHTVPDQNEALKHDLTRIRTFPFLPSGMPVGGAIYDVHTGRLTPSDH; encoded by the coding sequence ATGAGTGCGTTCGACGACCTGTATGCCGGCAACACGAAGTTCGCCGAGACCTTCGGCAACTCCGGCCTCACGGGCCGGGCAGCACGCGGCCTCGCCGTGGTGACCTGCATGGATTCCCGCATCGACCCCCTGGGCCTGCTCGGCCTGAACCCCGGCGACGCCAAGATCCTGCGCAACGCCGGTGCGCGCGTGACCGACGACGTGCTGCGCACGCTCGTCCTGGCCGTCGTGCTGCTCGGGGTGGAGCGGGTGCTGGTCATGCCGCACACGGACTGCGGGATGGCGAAGGTGACGGACGCGGACGTGCACGCCATGGCGAGCGAGCGCGGGATCGACACGCGCAGCCTGGAGTTCCACACGGTGCCCGACCAGAACGAGGCGCTCAAGCACGACCTGACCAGGATCAGGACGTTCCCGTTCCTGCCGTCGGGCATGCCGGTGGGCGGGGCGATCTACGACGTCCACACGGGCCGGCTCACCCCGTCCGACCACTGA
- a CDS encoding thioesterase family protein, which yields MYERLSEGRYLASEHTQGPWDPRSQHMGPVTALVAHELARTAPRPGLELSRLVVDVFAPVPVAELEVATDVVRDGKRVQCLSASVSSGGRELVRATAWRIREAGTPPTPVRQAPPVPPREERHGRSWLQSGFGYGKALDWRFVTGSAEETGPATAWGRLTVPLVAGEEPDAVERVAVFADSGNGISSALGFDTHVFVNVDLTISLFRAPVGEWICMEAETVIGPSGRGLTRSTLFDVAGEIGAATQTLFVAPRQG from the coding sequence ATGTACGAGCGGCTGAGCGAGGGCCGTTACCTGGCGTCGGAGCACACGCAGGGCCCGTGGGACCCGCGCAGCCAGCATATGGGCCCGGTCACCGCGCTGGTCGCGCACGAGCTGGCGCGGACCGCGCCGCGCCCGGGGCTGGAGCTGTCCAGGCTGGTGGTGGACGTGTTCGCCCCGGTACCCGTGGCCGAGCTGGAGGTGGCGACCGACGTCGTACGCGACGGCAAGCGGGTGCAGTGCCTGTCGGCGAGCGTGTCGTCGGGCGGCCGCGAGCTCGTCAGGGCCACCGCGTGGCGCATCCGCGAGGCCGGCACGCCGCCCACCCCGGTACGGCAGGCCCCGCCCGTCCCGCCGCGCGAGGAGCGGCACGGACGGTCGTGGCTGCAGTCCGGCTTCGGGTACGGCAAGGCGCTCGACTGGCGTTTCGTCACCGGCAGCGCGGAGGAGACGGGCCCGGCCACGGCGTGGGGCAGGCTCACGGTGCCGCTGGTGGCGGGCGAGGAGCCGGACGCGGTGGAGCGGGTCGCGGTGTTCGCCGACAGCGGCAACGGCATCAGCTCAGCCCTCGGCTTCGACACCCACGTGTTCGTCAACGTGGACCTGACGATCTCGTTGTTCCGCGCGCCGGTGGGCGAGTGGATCTGCATGGAGGCGGAGACGGTGATCGGCCCGTCGGGCCGCGGGCTGACCCGTTCGACGCTGTTCGACGTGGCGGGCGAGATCGGCGCGGCCACGCAGACGTTGTTCGTCGCGCCGAGGCAGGGGTAA
- a CDS encoding GNAT family N-acetyltransferase encodes MDFDRLVHEAWPAYEQRAHDGWVLRWAGGVTKRANSVLATSPPADLDGAIRAAEAFYGERGQRCVFSVGVGAPAGLGEELERRGYELVDPTLVMAGTPKGELARGVRVEERPWPGWLETWWAVDGRYGSGLEEAGRICAGVPAWYAAYEEDGVPLAVGRAVPQGDTLGIYCMATLPEARRRGLARTVLRALVARAGEGFGSAYLVVTAGNAGAQALYRSEGFEIAGRYHYRVR; translated from the coding sequence ATGGATTTCGACCGGCTTGTTCATGAGGCCTGGCCCGCGTACGAGCAGCGTGCCCACGACGGGTGGGTGCTCCGCTGGGCCGGTGGGGTGACGAAGCGCGCCAACTCCGTGCTCGCCACGAGCCCGCCGGCCGACCTGGACGGCGCGATCCGCGCGGCGGAGGCGTTCTACGGCGAGCGCGGGCAGCGCTGCGTCTTCTCGGTGGGCGTGGGAGCGCCGGCCGGGCTGGGCGAGGAGCTGGAGCGCCGGGGGTACGAGCTGGTCGATCCCACCCTCGTGATGGCCGGCACGCCGAAGGGCGAGCTCGCGCGCGGGGTGCGGGTCGAGGAGCGGCCGTGGCCCGGCTGGCTGGAGACCTGGTGGGCGGTGGACGGCCGGTACGGGAGCGGCCTGGAGGAGGCCGGGCGCATCTGCGCGGGGGTGCCTGCCTGGTACGCGGCGTACGAGGAGGACGGCGTGCCGCTGGCCGTCGGGCGGGCCGTCCCGCAGGGCGACACGCTCGGGATCTACTGCATGGCCACCCTTCCCGAGGCCCGGCGCAGGGGGCTGGCACGGACGGTGCTGCGGGCCCTGGTGGCGCGGGCAGGCGAGGGCTTCGGCTCCGCGTACCTGGTCGTCACGGCGGGGAACGCGGGGGCTCAGGCGCTCTACCGGAGCGAGGGTTTCGAGATCGCCGGGCGGTACCACTACCGGGTCCGCTGA
- a CDS encoding HhH-GPD-type base excision DNA repair protein, whose protein sequence is MRIQLAQRSEADELLGRSPLALLVGMLLDQQIPMEWAFTGPYTISQRLGHDLTAEEIASYDPEAFVALLAEKPAVHRYPKSMAGRVQQLAAYLVEHYDGQPEKIWADAADGKELLKRLMALPGYGKQKAQIFLALLGKQLGVQPSGWREAAGLYGEEGSHRSVADVVDTDSLGRVRAAKQEAKRAAKSQ, encoded by the coding sequence ATGCGCATCCAGCTCGCCCAGCGGAGCGAGGCAGACGAGCTCCTCGGCCGCAGCCCGCTCGCCCTGCTCGTCGGCATGCTGCTCGACCAGCAGATCCCCATGGAGTGGGCGTTCACGGGGCCCTACACGATCTCCCAGCGGCTCGGGCACGACCTCACGGCGGAGGAGATCGCCTCCTACGACCCCGAGGCGTTCGTCGCGCTGCTGGCGGAGAAGCCGGCCGTGCACCGCTACCCCAAGTCCATGGCGGGCCGGGTCCAGCAGCTCGCGGCCTATCTCGTCGAGCACTACGACGGGCAGCCGGAGAAGATCTGGGCCGACGCCGCCGACGGCAAAGAGTTGCTGAAACGACTCATGGCCCTGCCGGGATACGGCAAGCAGAAGGCCCAGATCTTTTTGGCATTGCTGGGCAAGCAGCTGGGGGTGCAGCCGTCAGGCTGGCGTGAGGCGGCCGGGCTCTACGGCGAGGAGGGGTCACACCGGTCGGTCGCCGACGTGGTCGACACCGACAGCCTGGGCCGCGTGCGGGCCGCCAAGCAGGAGGCCAAGCGGGCGGCGAAGAGCCAGTAG